Below is a genomic region from Delftia tsuruhatensis.
GTTCAACCAGCAAGTCGCCATCAAGAACCAGGCCGCTTTCATCAGCGGGCTGCAAAAGGCCCTGGACAACTGGCACAGGTCCGTAGCGAATGCCGTTGGCGACGCGCCTGTCGCGCAGCCTGGGCAGGAGATCATCAGGCAATGGATGAAAGCCTGGCCATCACCCCCCGGTACGACACAGGATTGAGGCCATCTGTTTCACCCGGGGACGGCCCGGAGAAGAAGCGCAGCGTGAACCGCTGCACTCGATTCGCGGCTCTCCAGCACATCCCCCAGCCTGCCTCAGAACGCCTCTTCCGCCATCTGCGCGCAGGTCATGTCGCGCTCGCGCACGACCTGGAGCCAGGCACCGATCCTGGGCAGCTCGTAGCGGAAGAAATAGCGCATGGCCGCGATGCGGCCCGCGTTGGCGGGCGTGGCCAGGGCGGCATCCCTGGCCAGCACGGCCAGGGACACGTCCAGCCAGGTCCAGGCCAGCACCATGTGGCCAAAGGCCTGCATGTAGGGCACGGCGTTGGCGAGGGCTTCCTGCGGGTCGTCCGTGGCCCAGGCGGCCTTGGTGGCGGCGCCCACGGCCTGCAGGGCCTGGGCCAGCTCGTTGGCATGGCCGGCCAGCTCGGGCCGGGCCATGGCACGCTGGATGGTGTCGTTGATGCGTGTGGCCAGCAGCTGCAGGCCCTTGCCGCCTTCCATCAGCACCTTGCGGCCCAGCAGATCCATGGCCTGGATGCCGTGCGTGCCCTCGTGGATCATGTTCAGGCGGTTGTCGCGCCAGTACTGCTCGACGGGGAAGTCGCGCGTGTAGCCGTAGCCGCCGTGGATCTGGATGGCCAGGGAGTTGGCCTCCAGGCAGAACTCGCTGGGCCAGCTCTTGGAGATGGGGGTGAGCACCTCCAGCAGCAGCCGGGCCTCGGCCACGGATTCGGGCGTGCCCGTGTGCTGCTCGTCGACCAGCCGAGCACAGAACAGGTTCAGCGCCAGCGCGCCCTCGCAGTAGGACTTCTGGGCCAGCAGCATGCGCTTGACGTCGGCATGCTCGATGATGCGCGACTGGGGGCGCGTGGCATCCTTGCCCCCTGCTCCGATGGGACGGCCCTGCGGCCGGCTTTGCGCATAGTCCAGGCTGGCGTGGTAGCCGGCCATGCCCAGCATGGTGGCGGCCATGCCGATGGAGATGCGCGCCTCGTTCATCATGTGGAACATGCACTTGAGGCCTTCACCGGGCTTGCCGACGAGATAGCCGATGGCGCCGGCACCGCCGCGCACGGGAAAGCGCCCTTCGCCAAAGTTCAGCAGCGTGTTCGTCGTGCCGCGCCAGCCCAGCTTGTGGTTGAGGCCGGCCAGGGCCACGTCGTTGCGCTCGCCGGTCAGCCGGCCTTCGGTGTCCACCAGCTTCTTGGGCACGATGAACAGCGAGATGCCGCGCACGCCCGGCACGGGCTTGCCATCGGGGCCGGGAATCTTGGCCAGCACCAGGTGCACGATGTTCTCGGTCAGTTCGTGGTCACCCGCGCTGATCCACATCTTGTTGCCCTTCAAGCGGTAGCGCGGTCCCAGCACGTCGCCCTCGAAGTCTGCGCCGTCTGGCTCGGCGCGCGTGGCGATGTCGCTGAGCGACGAGCCGGCCTGGGGCTCGGACAGGCACATGGTGCCGGCCCAGCGGCCATTGAATTCATTGGTGGCGAAGACCTGTTTTTGCATGTCCGTGCCGTGGGCCATGATGGCGTTGGCATTGCCCGAGGTCAGCATGTTGGAGCCGATGCTGATGGAGGCCGCCGCGAAGAAGCTGTTGGCCGCCGCCTCCACCGTATAGGGCAGTTGCATGCCGCCGATGTCGTAGTCCTGGGCCGCGCTGAGCATGCCCGAGTCTGCATAGGCCTGGCGCGCATCGTGGGTGCACTGCGGCAGGATGACCTTTTCGCCGTCGAACTGCGGCTCCTGCATGTCCACGGTGCGGTTGAAGGGGGCGTATTTCTCGCGGGCGATGCGCTCGCAGGTATCGAGCACGGCATCGAAGGTGTCGCGCGAATGGTCGGCAAAGCGCTCGCGCTCGCCCAGCGCATCGGCGCGCAGCCAGTCATAGAGCAGGAAATCGACGGTGGAACGCAGGCGCATGGTGGGGTCCGGATCAAAAAAAGGCCACAGGCGCCGCCAATGGAGCGCTTGCGGCCAACAGGAGGAACGGGAACAGGCGGTGGCGGCCGCAGCCGCCACCGGGGTTTACAGCACTTCGAACACGCCGGCGGCACCCATGCCGCCGCCGATGCACATGGTCACGCAGACGCGCTTGGCACCGCGGCGCTTGCCTTCGATCAGGGCATGGCCCGTCAGGCGCTGGCCCGACACGCCATAGGGATGGCCCAGGGCAATGGCGCCGCCGTTGACGTTGAGGCGATCGTTGGGGATGCCCAGCTTGTCGCGGCAGTACAGCACCTGCACGGCAAAGGCTTCATTGAGCTCCCACAGGTCGATGTCCTGCACCGTCAGGCCCAGCTTCTTGAGCACCTTGGGCACGGCGAAGACGGGGCCGATGCCCATTTCGTCGGGCTCGCAGCCGGCCACGGCAAAGCCCAGGAAACGGCCGATGGGCTGGAGATTGTTGCGCGAGGCATAGTCCTCGCTGACCACCACGCAGGCGCCCGCGCCGTCGGAGAACTGGCTGGCATTGCCGGCCGAGATCACGCCGCCGGGCAGCGCGGGCCGGATGCCCGAGATGCCTTCCTTGGTCGTGCCCTCGCGCGTGCCTTCGTCCCGGCTGCAGGTCACTTCCCTGGTGATCAGGCCGCGCACCTTGTCGGCTACGCCCATGGTCACGGTGATGGGGGCGATCTCGGCATCCAGCAGGCCGGCAGCCTGGGCCGCACAGGCCTTTTGCTGGCTGGCGGCGCCATATTCGTCCATGGCGTCACGGCCGATGCCGTAGCGCTTGGCGACCTGCTCGGCGGTCTGCAGCATGCTCCAGTAGATCTCGGGCTTTTGCTTGGCCAGGGCCAGGTCCTGGATCATGTGCAGGTTCATTTCCTGCTGCACGCAGGAGATGGACTCCACGCCGCCGGCCACGTAGACGTCGCCTTCGCCAGCGATGATGCGCTGCGAGGCGGTGGCGATGGTCTGCAGGCCCGAGGAGCAGAAGCGGTTGATGGTCATGCCCGAGGTGGTGATGGGCAGGCCGGCCTTGAGCGCGATCTGGCGCGCGATATTCATGCCGGTGGCGCCTTCGGGGTTGGCGCAGCCCATGATCACGTCGTCGACGGCGGCAGGGTCGACGCCTGCGCGCTGCACGGCGTGCTGCACGGCATGGCCGCCCAGCGTGGCGCCATGGGTCATGTTGAAGGCGCCCTTCCAGCTCTTGGCCAGGGGCGTGCGGGCGGTGGAAACGATCACGGCGGATGTCATGGATATTCCTTGTATGGCGGGTTTGCGTGGGTTCGCAAGGCGTTCGTGTGCCGCGCGTCTCAGCTGAATTGCCTGCCTTCGGCCGCCAGCTTCGCCAGCAGCGGCGCGGGTTGCCAGAACTGGGCGTCGTCGTGGGGGTTCTTGGCGAAGCGGTTCATGGCCTGGACCACGTTGAACAGCCCGACCTCGCCCGCGTAGTGCATGGGGCCGCCGCGCCAGATGGGGAAGCCATAGCCGGTCAGGTAGACCATGTCGATATCGCCCGACTTGCCGGCGATGCCGTCTTCCAGGATGTGGGCGCCTTCGTTGACCAGGGCGAAGACCAGGCGCTGGACGATTTCCTCGTCGGAGATCTTGCGCGGGGTGATGCCCAGCTCCTTGCGGTGCGACTCGATCATCTGGTTGACCAGCTCGGACGGGATGGCGTCTCGCTTGCCGGCCTGGTAGTCGTACCAGCCCGCGCCCGTCTTCTGGCCGAAACGGCCCAGCTCGCACAGCTTGTCGGCCGTGCGGCTGTACTTCATGTCGGCGCGCTCGACGGCGCGGCGCTTGCGGATGGCCCAGCCGATGTCGTTGCCGGCCAGATCACCCATGCGGAACGGTCCCATGGCGAAGCCGAACTTCTCGATGGCCTTGTCCACCTGGGCGGGCGTGGCGCCTTCGTCCAGCAGGAAACCGGCCTGGCGCGAGTACTGCTCGATCATGCGGTTGCCGATGAAGCCATCGCACACGCCCGAGACCACGGCGGTCTTCTTGATTTTCTTGGCCAGCTTCATCACGGTGGCCAGCACGTCCTTGGCCGTGTGCTTGCCGCGCACCACTTCCAGCAGCTTCATCACGTTGGCGGGGCTGAAGAAGTGCATGCCCACCACGTCCTGCGGGCGCTGGGTGAAGGCGGCGATCTTGTCCACGTCCAGCGTGGAGGTGTTGGAGGCCAGGATGGCGCCGGGCTTGGCGACCTGGTCGAGCTGCTTGAACACGGTTTCCTTGACGCCCAGCTCCTCGAACACGGCCTCGATGATGAGGTCGGCATTCTTGAGCGCGTCATACGACAGCGTGGTGCTCAGCAGGGCCATGCGCTGGTCGTACTTCTCCTGGGTGAGCTTGCCCTTCTTGACCTGGGCTTCATAGTTCTTGCGGATGGTGGCCACGCCACGGTCCAGCGCTTCCTGCTTGGTCTCCAGGATGGTCACGGGAACGCCCGCGTTCAGGAAGTTCATGGAGATGCCGCCGCCCATGGTGCCGGCACCGATGACGCCCACGGTCTTGATCTCGCGCACGGGCGTGTCCGAGGGCACGTCGGCGATCTTGGAGGCCGCGCGCTCGGCCATGAACAGGTGGCGCAGCGCGCGCGACTCGGGCGACCACATCAGCTGCATGAAGGCTTCGCGCTCCAGGGCCATGCCTTCGTCGAACTTCTTGCGCGCGGCGTTCTCCACCGTGTCCACGCAGCGGGCCGGGGCCGGGTAGTTCTTGGCCATGCCCTTGACCATGTTGCGCGCGAACTGGAAGTAGGCATCGCCCTGGGGGTGCTTGCAGGGCAGGTCGCGCACGCGTGGCAGCGGGCCACCTGCCGCATGCTTGTCGGCCACTTCCAGCGCGAAGGCCTTGGCCTCGGCCAGCAGGGACTCGGCCGAGGCGGCCATCTTGTCGAACAGCTTCTGGCCAGGGATGGAAGCCAGCAGCTCGCTCTTGACGGGTTCGCCGCTGACGATCATGTTCAGCGCGGTTTCCACGCCCAGCACGCGCGGCAGGCGCTGCGTGCCGCCGGCACCCGGCAGCAGGCCCAGCTTGACTTCGGGCAGGGCCACCAGGGTGCCAGGCGCCGCCACGCGGTAGTGGCAGCCCAGGGCCAGCTCCAGGCCGCCGCCCATGCAGACGGTGTGGATGGCGGCGACCACGGGCTTGGTGCCCTGGTCCAGGGAATTGATCAACGAGACCAGGTGGGGCTCGCGGTAGGCCTCTTCCTTGCCGAATTCGTTGATGTCGGCACCGCCCGAGAAAGCCTTGCCGGCACCCGTGATGACGATGGCCTTGACGGCCGGATCGGCCTGGGCCTTGTCCAGGCCCTCGACGATGCCGCGGCGCGTGGACAGGCCCAGGCCGTTGACGGGAGGATTGTTGAGCGTGATCACGGCAACCGAGCCGTCGACCTTGTATTCAGCCGTCATGCGATGTCTCCTGAGGTTTAAGCAAATAGTACGGACGTGCTTTTTCCATTCTAGGAAGGCTTGGCCGGCAGCGCCATGCCGTTGGCAGCGCCAGCTGTCCCGGTCGGGACAAGTTTTGCTGCGCTGCAGCGTCCAACCGGGCGCACCGGGGTCCGCGCCCGCGCCAGCTTACGGGGAGGCCATCTCGCAAAGGCATGCGGACACCGAGGCTCCAGTGTTTATACCGACAGGGAAATCCAGGTTGAGAGACTTGACCTTCCCACGGTAGCAATGCCCAGACTGCATGGACCCTCAACCCCCAAGGAGCTTTCCATGCAGTTTTTTCTTGAAGACATGACCTGCGGCGGCTGCGCCCGTTCCGTGACCAAGGCCATCAAGGCCGTCGATCCGGATGCCAGGGTGGCCACGGACCCATTGACCCGTGGGGTGGAGGTGCAGACCAGCGCCACCGAGGAGCAGATCGTCACCGCGTTGCGCCAGGCGGGCTATCCACCCAGCAACGGATGACAGGCCGCTGCAATCCGCCGGCAAGGCCGATGGATTGCAGTCCGCCGGGGCCACGAACACCGTACCGGCGTCCCCGCAAGGGTCACTGGCCCTCCTTGGCGTGATTGATCGTGTAGCGGGGAAGCTCCACGGTCAGATCCTCCCGCCCCACGATGGCCTGGCAGCTCAGGCGCGATTGCGGCTGCAGCCCCCAGGCCCGGTCCAGCATGTCTTCCTCCTGCTCCTGAACCTCGTTCAAGGAGCCGAATCCCTGGCGCACGATGCAGTGGCAGGTCGTGCAGGCGCCGACCTGCTCGCAGGCGTGTTCGATCGCGATGCCGTGCTCCAGCAGGGCTTCGCAGATCGACGTGCCCGCGGGCACCTGCAACACCGCCCCCTCTGGCGCCAGTTCGGCGTGCGCGATCACGGTCAATCGAGGCATGGTTGCGGCCTTCCCATCAATGCGGACAGACACACTGGTCATCGCCTTCGCATGCCGGGCCACCGCCATGTGAACGGCTGGGACGCGGCACGGCGCCGGTGCGCGGCAAAGGCCCTGTCCTGCCGTCGTCTGGCTGCTGCAGTCCCTGCAGGATCGAGCAGTCCGGCGATTGGTCGCCTGCGCAGGAGCCCGTCAACGTCTTCAGCGACGAGGCCATCTGCCGCATGTCGTCGATGCGCCGGTCCAGTGCGGCGATGTGGTGCTCGGCCATGCGCTTGACGTCGGCACTGCGCCGCGATGGATCGGTCCACAGGTCCAGAAGGTCCTTGATCTCGTAGGCCGAAAAGCCGAAGTCGCGCGCGCGGCGGATGAAGTGCAGTCGCTGGATGTCGGACCCGCCATAGACGCGGTAGCCCGATTCACTGCGATGCGCCGGGGGAATCAGCCCGATCTGTTCGTAGTAGCGAATCATCTTGGCCGAGATACGGGATGCCTTGGATGCTTCTCCGATGTTCATGGTCAACCTCCTGTTTCAAGGCGCTGTGGCATGGCCTGCCCCGCAGGGCCGGCTTCACAACATGCCAAGCGTGGTCCTTGACACCGAGTCAAGGTCAAGTGCCCTCGTGGCCAGCGGTTCTTTTGGCAAAGCTTGACCTTGCCGCCGTTGTAACCCCCAGCCTTTGCGCACGTCGATGCAGCGACGCACCGGATGTTCCGGTGCCCTGCAGCCGAGAAAGGGGCACTTCCATGCGTGAAAAAATCAGAATCGCCGCGCTTGCCGGCGCCATCGCTGGGGTAATGGGTATTGCCCTCGCCACCCGCGACGCCTCGGGCGACCAGCACCAGGCGGCCGCGCCGGCCGGGCCGCAGGTACCCGTGGCCGAAGTCATCACGCGCACGGTCACGCCATCGGCCGAGTTCACGGGCTTTCTTGCCGCGCCCAAGATGGTGGAGTTGCGCTCGCGCGTGGGCGGCACCGTGGAGGCCGTGAGCGTTCCCGAGGGCAGCCTGGTGCGCAAGGGCCAGCTGCTGTTCCAGATCGACCCGCGCCCTTTCCAGGTGGCGCTGGACAATGCAGCCGCGCAGCTGCGCCAGGCCCAGGTGCTGGCCAGCCAGGCCCAGGTCGATTTCGAACGCGCCGAGCGGTTGACGCCCACCGGGGCGGTTTCGCGCAAGACCTATGACGATGCGGTGTCGGCGCGCAATGCGCGCCAGGCCCAGGTGCAGTCCGCCCAGGCCGCCGTGGCCGCGGCGCGGCTGGATTTGTCCTATGCGCGCGTGACGGCGCCGATCTCGGGCCGCGTGGACCGGGTGCTGGTGACCGAGGGCAACCTGGTCAGCGGCGGCACGGCGGGCGCGGCCACGCTGCTGACCACCATCGTCTCGGTCGACCCCATGTACGCCTATTTCGACATCGATGAGGCCACCTACCTGACGGCGGTGCGCCAGGCCCGTCCCGAGGCACGCGGCGACAAGGCGCCGCCGCGCGTGGCGCTGGGGCTGGTCACGGACGAGGGCTTTCCCCGTGAGGGCGTGCTCGACTTCGTGGGCAACCGGATGGACCGCACCACCGGCACCATCCGCGCGCGCGCCGTGGTGCCCAACCCCAAGGGCGAGCTGGCCCCGGGCCTGTTCGCGCGGGCCCGGCTGGCCACGGGTGGCGCGCGCGAGGCCATCCTCATCGACGACCAGGCCGTGGGCACGGACCAGGGCAAGAACTATGTGCTGGTCGTGGCAGCGGACAACCAGGCCCAGTACCGCCCGGTGCGGCTGGGGCCGGTGGTGGATGGCTTGCGCGTGATCGAAGAGGGCCTGAAAAGCGGCGAGAAGATCATCCTCAAGGGCTTGGTGCGTCCCGGCATGCAGGTCACGCCGCGCCCGACTCCCATGCAGCAGCCGACGGCCACCGCTTCGGCGGCCGCCGCTTCGGCAGCCGCCGACCCCGTGGAGGCACGCAAATGAACTTCCCCCGCTTCTTCATCGCGCGGCCGATCTTCGCCATCGTGCTGTCGCTGCTGATGCTGCTGGCCGGCGCCATCGCCTTCTGGCAGTTGCCGCTGAGCGAGTACCCGGCGGTCACGCCGCCCACGGTTCAGGTCACGGCCAGCTACCCGGGCGCCAATCCCGAGGTGATCGCCGACACCGTGGCCGCGCCGCTGGAGCAGGTCATCAACGGCGTGGAGAACATGCTCTACATGAGCTCCCAGATGACCACCGACGGCCGGATGGCGATCAGCATCGCCTTCAAGCAGGGCACGGACCCGGACATGGCGCAGATCCAGGTGCAGAACCGCGTCTCGCGTGCCCTGCCCCGGCTGCCGCCGGAGGTACAGCGCATCGGCGTGGTCACGCAAAAGACCTCGCCCGACGTGCTGATGGTGGTGCACCTGGTCTCGCCCGGCAAGCGCTACGACCCGCTGTACCTGTCCAACTTCGCCCTGCGCCAGGTGCGTGACGAGCTGGCGCGCCTGCCCGGCATCGGCGACGTGCAGGCCTGGGGGGCGGGCGAATACTCCATGCGCGTGTGGCTGGACCCGGCCAAGGTGGCCACGCGCGGCCTCAGCGCCAGCGACGTGGTCGCCGCCATCCGTGAGCAGAACGTGCAGGTCGCGGCCGGCTCGGTGGGGCAGCAGCCCGATACCTCGTCGGCCTTCCAGGTGACGGTCAACACCCTGGGCCGCCTGGCCAGCGAGGCGCAGTTCGGCGACATCATCGTCCAGTCCGGCGCCGACGGCCAGGTCACGCGGCTGCGCGACGTGGCGCGCATCTCGCTGGGTGCCGATGCCTATGCCCTGCGCAGCCTGCTCGACGGCGAGCCGGCGCTGGCCATGCAGATCATCCAGAGCCCGGGCGCCAACGCCATCGACGTCTCCAACGCGGTGCGCGCCAAGATGGAGGAGCTGCAAAAGAGCTTCCCGCAGGACATCGAGTACCGCATCGCCTACGACCCCACGGTCTTCGTGCGTGCCTCGCTGCAATCGGTGGCCATCACGCTGCTGGAGGCCATCGTGCTGGTGGTCATCGTGGTGGTGCTGTTCCTGCAGACCTGGCGCGCCTCCATCATCCCGCTGGTGGCCGTGCCGGTGTCGTTGGTGGGCACCTTCGCGCTGATGCAGATCTTCGGCTTTTCGCTGAACACGCTGTCGCTGTTCGGGCTGGTGCTGTCGATCGGCATCGTCGTGGACGATGCCATCGTGGTGGTCGAGAACGTGGAGCGCCACATCGCCCTGGGCGAATCGCCGCGCGACGCGGCGCGCAAGGCCATGGACGAGGTCACCGGCCCCATCCTGGCCATCACCTCGGTGCTGGCGGCGGTCTTCATCCCCTCGGCCTTCCTGTCGGGCCTGCAGGGCGAGTTCTACCGCCAGTTCGCGCTGACCATCGCCATATCGACCATCCTGTCGGCCATCAACTCGCTGACGCTGTCACCCGCGCTGTCGGCCATTTTGCTCAAGCCCCACCACGGCGCGGCAAGGCCCGACGGGCTCACGCGCGCCATGGACGCCGTGTTCGGCGGCTTCTTCCGCGTGTTCAACCGCTTCTTCGACAGCGCCTCCAATGCCTACGTGGGCGCGGTGCGCCGCGCGGTGCGCGGCAGCGCCATCGTGCTGCTGCTGTATGCCGGCTTCGTGGCACTGACCTGGCTGGGCTTCAAGCAGGTGCCCGACGGCTTCGTGCCGGCCCAGGACAAGTACTTCCTGGTCGGCATCGCCCAGTTGCCCACCGGCGCCTCGCTGGACCGCACCGAAGCCGTGGTCAAGCAGATGTCCGGGATCGCGCTGGCCGAGCCTGGCGTGGAAAGCGTGGTGGCCTTCCCGGGCCTGTCCATCAACGGCTTCGTGAACGTGCCCAACTCGGCCGTCCTGTTCGCCATGCTCAAACCCTTCGACGAGCGCAAGGACCCCTCGCTGTCGGCCAACGCCATCGCGGGCAGGCTGATGGGCAAGTTCAGCCAGATCCCCGACGGCTTCCTGGGCATGTTCCCGCCGCCGCCGGTGCCGGGCCTGGGCACCATGGGCGGTTTCAAGATGCAGATCGAGGACCGTGCGGGCCTGGGCCTGGAGGCCCTGGTGCAGGCCCAGGGCGCCCTCCTGGCCAAGGCCATGCAGACGCCCGAGCTGGCCGGCATGCTGGCCAGCTTCCAGACCAACGCGCCGCAGTTGCAGGTGGACGTGGACCGGGTCAAGGCCAAGTCGCTGGGCATCTCGCTGACCGACGTGTTCGAGACGCTGCAGATCAACCTGGGCTCGCTGTACGTCAACGACTTCAACCGCTTCGGCCGCACCTACCGCGTCATGGCCCAGGCCGATGCCCCGTTCCGCATGCAGGCCGAGGACATCGGCCGCCTCAAGCTGCGCAACGCGGCCGGGGACATGATCCCGCTGAGCGCCTTCGTGCGCATCACGCGCAGCTCCGGTCCCGACCGGGTGATCCACTACAACGGCTTTCCCTCGGCCGACATCAGCGGCGGACCGGCTCCGGGCTATTCCTCGGGCCAGGCCACCGATGCCATGGAGCGGATCGCGCGCGAAACCCTGCCCGAAGGCATGACCTTCGCGTGGACGGACCTGGTCTACCAGGAAAAGCAGGCCGGCAACTCGGCGCTGTACATCTTCCCGCTGGCCGTGCTGCTGGCCTTCCTGATCCTCGCCGCGCAGTACAACAGCTGGTCGCTGCCGTTTGCCGTGCTGCTGATCGCGCCCATGGCGCTGCTGTCGGCGATCGCCGGGGTGTGGCTGACCGGCGGCGACAACAACATCTTCACGCAGATCGGCTTCGTGGTGCTGGTGGGGCTGGCCGCCAAGAACGCCATCCTCATCGTGGAGTTCGCGCGGGCCAAGGAGGACGAAGGCGCCGATCCGCTGACTGCCGTGCTCGAGGCGGCGCGGCTGCGCCTGCGCCCCATCCTGATGACCTCGCTGGCCTTCATCGCCGGGGTCGTTCCCCTGGTGCTGGCCAGCGGCGCCGGCGCCGAAATGCGCCATGCCATGGGCATCGCCGTGTTCGCCGGCATGCTGGGTGTGACGCTGTTCGGCCTGGTGCTCACGCCCGTGTTCTATGTGTTGGTGAGGCGCTGGGCCACCCGCCGACAGCCCCCTGCGGCCGCGCAGCAGATCGGAGTACGCCATGCGGACTGAACGCCCCTTCCAGAAACTGTCGCTGCTGGCCCTGGCCGGACTGCTGGCAGGCTGCTCGCTGACTCCCCAGTACGAGCGCCCGCCAGCGCCCATCGACGCCAACTACCCCAGCGGCCCCGCCTATGGCGATGCCGGCACGGCCACGCAGGCCACGGCCGATATCGGCTGGCGCGACTTCCTGCGCGACCCGCTGCTGCAGGAGCTGGTGGCCCTGTCGCTGGCCAACAACCGCGACCTGCGCAAGGCCGCCCTCAACGTGGAGGCCGCGCAGGCGCAGTACCGCATACAGCGCGCCGACCTGCTGCCGCGCGTCGGCGTGGGCGCGGACAGCTCGGCCCAGCGCCTGCCGGCCGACCTCAGCCCCAGTGGGACGGCCGACATCCGCCGCAGCTACCAGGTGGCGGGCACCATCTCGTGGGAGCTGGACCTGTGGGGCCGCATCCGCAGCCTCGGCGAACAGGCGCTGGCCGCCTACCTGGCGCTGGACGAAACCCGCACCGCCGCACAGTTGAGCCTGGTCGCCGAAGTGGCCAACGCCTACCTGGCGCTGCGCGCCGACCAGGAACTGCTGGGCCTGACGCAGCAGACGCTGCAGGCCCAGCAGCGCTCCTTCGCGCTGACGGCCCAGCTGGTGGACGCCGGCAGCGCCAACCGCATCGACCTGCGGCGCGCCGAGATCGCCCTGCGCACCGCGCAGGCGAACCTGGCCCTGTACACGCGCCAGGCGGCACGCGACCGCAACGCCCTGGTGCTGCTGCTGGGCCAGCCGCTGACGCCCGACCTGGCCAGCCGGCTCGACGCCGCCCTGACCCTGCCGGACGACATCGTGCCCACCGACCTGCCGGCCGGCCTGCCCTCGGACCTGCTGGCGCGCCGCCCCGACCTGCGCGCCGCCGAACACCGGCTGCGCGGCGCCAACGCCAGCATCGGCGCCGCGCGGGCGGCGTTCTTCCCCACCATCGGGCTGACGGGCGCGGCCGGCACGGCCAGCGCCCGCCTGGGCGATCTGTTCGACGCAGGCTCGGGCACCTGGAGCTTCATGCCGCGCATCAGCCTGCCCATCTTCCAGGGCGGCGCACTGCAGGCCCAACTGGACGTGGCCCGCGTGCGCCAGCGCATCGAGATCGCCAGCTACGAGC
It encodes:
- a CDS encoding efflux transporter outer membrane subunit — translated: MRTERPFQKLSLLALAGLLAGCSLTPQYERPPAPIDANYPSGPAYGDAGTATQATADIGWRDFLRDPLLQELVALSLANNRDLRKAALNVEAAQAQYRIQRADLLPRVGVGADSSAQRLPADLSPSGTADIRRSYQVAGTISWELDLWGRIRSLGEQALAAYLALDETRTAAQLSLVAEVANAYLALRADQELLGLTQQTLQAQQRSFALTAQLVDAGSANRIDLRRAEIALRTAQANLALYTRQAARDRNALVLLLGQPLTPDLASRLDAALTLPDDIVPTDLPAGLPSDLLARRPDLRAAEHRLRGANASIGAARAAFFPTIGLTGAAGTASARLGDLFDAGSGTWSFMPRISLPIFQGGALQAQLDVARVRQRIEIASYEQAIQAAFTEVADGLAGKRTLDEQMQAQQLLVDASEKAEALAAQRFAEGMDDNLSLLDAQRTRYGSQQALVQTRLARLGNLIDLYKSLGGGWTQRTQAASALAGAP
- a CDS encoding efflux RND transporter permease subunit, whose amino-acid sequence is MNFPRFFIARPIFAIVLSLLMLLAGAIAFWQLPLSEYPAVTPPTVQVTASYPGANPEVIADTVAAPLEQVINGVENMLYMSSQMTTDGRMAISIAFKQGTDPDMAQIQVQNRVSRALPRLPPEVQRIGVVTQKTSPDVLMVVHLVSPGKRYDPLYLSNFALRQVRDELARLPGIGDVQAWGAGEYSMRVWLDPAKVATRGLSASDVVAAIREQNVQVAAGSVGQQPDTSSAFQVTVNTLGRLASEAQFGDIIVQSGADGQVTRLRDVARISLGADAYALRSLLDGEPALAMQIIQSPGANAIDVSNAVRAKMEELQKSFPQDIEYRIAYDPTVFVRASLQSVAITLLEAIVLVVIVVVLFLQTWRASIIPLVAVPVSLVGTFALMQIFGFSLNTLSLFGLVLSIGIVVDDAIVVVENVERHIALGESPRDAARKAMDEVTGPILAITSVLAAVFIPSAFLSGLQGEFYRQFALTIAISTILSAINSLTLSPALSAILLKPHHGAARPDGLTRAMDAVFGGFFRVFNRFFDSASNAYVGAVRRAVRGSAIVLLLYAGFVALTWLGFKQVPDGFVPAQDKYFLVGIAQLPTGASLDRTEAVVKQMSGIALAEPGVESVVAFPGLSINGFVNVPNSAVLFAMLKPFDERKDPSLSANAIAGRLMGKFSQIPDGFLGMFPPPPVPGLGTMGGFKMQIEDRAGLGLEALVQAQGALLAKAMQTPELAGMLASFQTNAPQLQVDVDRVKAKSLGISLTDVFETLQINLGSLYVNDFNRFGRTYRVMAQADAPFRMQAEDIGRLKLRNAAGDMIPLSAFVRITRSSGPDRVIHYNGFPSADISGGPAPGYSSGQATDAMERIARETLPEGMTFAWTDLVYQEKQAGNSALYIFPLAVLLAFLILAAQYNSWSLPFAVLLIAPMALLSAIAGVWLTGGDNNIFTQIGFVVLVGLAAKNAILIVEFARAKEDEGADPLTAVLEAARLRLRPILMTSLAFIAGVVPLVLASGAGAEMRHAMGIAVFAGMLGVTLFGLVLTPVFYVLVRRWATRRQPPAAAQQIGVRHAD